DNA from Desulfatirhabdium butyrativorans DSM 18734:
ACCTCTATGGGAAACACCCGAATGTGCTGACACACCTCGATTTCGATCAGGCGGCCAAAGATCGGGATCCCCGCATCCTCGAAGCCAGGAGCGCGGTGTTCATCCAGTGCGTCGGTTCCCGAACGACCGAACGGCCCTATTGCAGTCGGGTCTGCTGTGCCCATGCGCTGAAAAGCGCCCTCTGGCTCAAGGCCATCCAGCCCGAGATGCGCATCTTCATCCTCTATCGGGATATCCGTTCCTACGGCTTCCGGGAATCGCTCTACCAGAAAGCGCGTGAGGCAGGCATTCAGTTTATCCGCTGGGATCCGGAAAACCCGCCGGTGGTCGAAACCCTCGATGCCGAGGCAAAAGGCGAAGGCTTCGCCCCATTGGCCGTCACCGTAACGGATCACATTCTGGGCCGACCGATTCAGATTCGGACGGATCTGGTGGTGCTGGCTGCAGCCATCGTGGCCAACGAAAACAAGAAGCTCTTCGAGGCGTTCAAGGTCCCGACCAACGCCGACGGCTTTCTGGTGGAAGCGCACGCCAAACTGCGACCCGTGGATTTTGCATCCGAAGGGCTCTTTCTCGCCGGGCTCGCCCATTATCCCAAGACGATCGACGAAAGCATCGCCCAGGCCAAGGCTGCGGTCTCCCGAACCATGAACATCGTATCGAAGCCGGGCATCATGGTCGGAAGCGTTGTGGCCACGGTTCAGGGCGAGCGCTGCGCCGTTTGCCTCACCTGCGTGCGGACCTGCCCGTATGGCGTTCCCCGCATCGATCCGGAAAAGGGCCATGCCGTGATCGAGGCCGTCGAATGTCACGGCTGCGGGGTGTGCGCCTCCGAATGCCCGGGAAAGGCCATTACGCTCAAGCATTTCACGGACGAGCAGATCAATGCCAAGACCCATGCTCTCTTTTGCGCTGCATAAATCAGGGAGAATCGCCGAATGAGTGAAACCTTCGAACCGACACTGATCGCATTCTGCTGTAAATACTGTGCCTATGCCGCGGCGGATCTGGCCGGCTCCATGCGCCTGAACTACCCGAGCAACGTCAAGATCACCCAGGTCCCTTGCACCGGCAGGGTGGACATCATCCATCTGCTGAAAGCCTTCGAGGATGGGGCGGACGGCGTCTATGTCGCCGGGTGTATGGAAGGAGACTGTCACTTCGTGTCCGGGAACCTGAAGGCGAAGAAGCGGGTCGCCTATGTCAAGAAGACCCTGGAGGAAATCGGAATCGAGCCCGACCGGATCGATATGTTCAATCTAAGCTCTGCCATGGGTCCGAGGTTTGCCGAGATCGCCATCGAAATGACCGATCGCATCCGAAAACTCGGCCCCACCCCGCTGACCGCGTCTTCGGAAACCTGCTCAGCCAAGGAAGGAACGCCATGATCGTCGCCGATCGAAAATCCATTCATGAAATTCTGGATATGGTGAAAGACTGCTCGAACATCCTCGTGGTGGGATGCAAGGGCTGTGTGACCGTCTGCAATGTCGGCGGTCTGAAAGAAGTGCAGATCTTGGCCGCTACCCTGAAAATCGCACGCAAGAAGGAAGGCCGTCCCCTGCAAGTGGACGAAGCCCTGCTCGAGCGCCAGTGCGACCCGGAATACATCGCCATGATTCAGGATCGCGTCAACGATTATGAGGCCGTCATCTCCATGGCCTGCGGCGTCGGCCCCCAGTTTCTCTCCGAAGCCTACCCGAACCAGCGCTTCTATCCGGCCGTCAACACGACCTTTTTCGGCGGGGCCGTCGCTCACGGCATCTGGGAGGAGCGCTGCGCCGGTTGCGGCACTTGCATCATCCATCATTTCGACGGCTTGTGTCCGATCGCCCGCTGTTCCAAGAGCCTCATGAACGGCCCCTGCGGCGGCTCCGATCATGGCAAGTGCGAAATCGCCAAAACCGTTGACTGCATCTGGGACAAGATCGTCCGAAAGAAAATGGAGCAGGGACGCCTGAACGATCTGCTGCAGGTGTTCCCTGCCAAGAACTGGCAGACCGCCCGGGACGGAGGTCCTCGAAGAAGCCGAAGGGAGGAATTGATCCAAAATGGATGATCTCAAATCGGGAAGCAATCTGGAGAAAGTACTCAAAGCCGGTCACTTCGCCTTCACGGGAGAATGCGGTCCTCCCAAAGGCGCCAATGTCGAGCATCTGCGCGAGAAATTCCGCCACCTGAAGGGAGTGGTCGATGCCGTCAACGTGACGGACAACCAGACGGCCGTCGTGCATCTGTCGAGCTGGGCCGCGTCGGCCATCATGGTGCAGGAAGGGGTTGAGCCGAATTTTCAGATGGTCTGCCGGGATCGCAACCGGCTGGCCATGCAGTCGGACATCCTCGGCGTATACACGATGGGTGTCCGCAACATGCTGTGCCTCTCCGGCGACCACCAGAAGTTCGGCAACCACCCCCAGGCCAAGAACGTCTACGACATCGATTCGATGCAGCTCATTTCTCTCGTCAAGAAAATGCGGGACGAAGGGAAATTTTTCAATGACGATCCGATCGACGTTCCGCCCAGACTCTTCATCGGAGCCGCATCCAATCCCTTCGCGGAACCCTACGAATTCCGGGTCTATCGGCTCGCCAAAAAAATCGCCG
Protein-coding regions in this window:
- a CDS encoding hydrogenase iron-sulfur subunit encodes the protein MSETFEPTLIAFCCKYCAYAAADLAGSMRLNYPSNVKITQVPCTGRVDIIHLLKAFEDGADGVYVAGCMEGDCHFVSGNLKAKKRVAYVKKTLEEIGIEPDRIDMFNLSSAMGPRFAEIAIEMTDRIRKLGPTPLTASSETCSAKEGTP
- a CDS encoding methylenetetrahydrofolate reductase C-terminal domain-containing protein, yielding MIVADRKSIHEILDMVKDCSNILVVGCKGCVTVCNVGGLKEVQILAATLKIARKKEGRPLQVDEALLERQCDPEYIAMIQDRVNDYEAVISMACGVGPQFLSEAYPNQRFYPAVNTTFFGGAVAHGIWEERCAGCGTCIIHHFDGLCPIARCSKSLMNGPCGGSDHGKCEIAKTVDCIWDKIVRKKMEQGRLNDLLQVFPAKNWQTARDGGPRRSRREELIQNG
- a CDS encoding methylenetetrahydrofolate reductase, yielding MDDLKSGSNLEKVLKAGHFAFTGECGPPKGANVEHLREKFRHLKGVVDAVNVTDNQTAVVHLSSWAASAIMVQEGVEPNFQMVCRDRNRLAMQSDILGVYTMGVRNMLCLSGDHQKFGNHPQAKNVYDIDSMQLISLVKKMRDEGKFFNDDPIDVPPRLFIGAASNPFAEPYEFRVYRLAKKIAAGADFVQTQCIYNMERFREFIRQANDMGLTEKCYILAGVTPMKSVGMANYMAKQVPGMDVPESLIKRLKGVEKNKVAEEGIRFCLEQIEEFKTMKGVAGVHLMAIEWEHRVPEIAERAGLLPRPVIE